The following proteins come from a genomic window of Nostoc sp. TCL26-01:
- a CDS encoding glycoside hydrolase 100 family protein, translating to MQKINEMLTNENIEESAWKALESSILYYKGRPVGTVAAVDVSVEALNYDQCFVRDFVSSALMFLIKGKTDIVRNFLEETLKLQPKDRQLDAYKPGRGLIPASFKVVSVNGEEYLEADFGEHAIARVTPVDSCLWWIILLRAYVVATKDFSLAYQPEFQTGIKLIMEICLANRFDMYPTLLVPDGACMIDRRLGIYGHPLELQVLFYSALRAAREMLICQGNQDVVEAIDNRLPLLCAHIRQHYWIDINRLNAIYRFKSEEYGKTAVNLFNIYVDSIPYYELDKWLPKKGGYLAGNVGPSQLDTRFFALGNLMAIVSDLATESQSQAIMNLIEDRWEDLVGDMPMKICYPALEDDEYRIVTGCDPKNIPWSYHNAGSWPVLMWMLAASAVKAGKPYLAGKAIEIAQTRLMEDEWPEYYDGKKGRLIGKQARKYQTWTIAGFLLASELLKNPDHLSLVSFDRLPPELVSRACEFEISSVDASMSL from the coding sequence ATGCAGAAAATAAACGAAATGCTAACAAATGAAAATATAGAAGAATCGGCATGGAAGGCATTAGAAAGTTCAATTTTATATTATAAAGGTCGCCCAGTTGGCACAGTTGCTGCCGTTGATGTATCTGTAGAAGCACTAAATTATGACCAATGTTTTGTCAGGGATTTTGTTTCTTCCGCTTTGATGTTTCTAATTAAAGGTAAAACAGATATTGTCCGCAACTTTCTGGAAGAAACATTAAAACTACAACCCAAAGACAGACAATTAGATGCTTATAAACCCGGACGCGGATTAATCCCAGCTAGCTTTAAAGTCGTTTCTGTCAATGGTGAAGAGTATTTAGAAGCAGATTTTGGTGAACACGCGATCGCCAGAGTTACACCAGTAGATTCTTGTCTGTGGTGGATCATATTGTTGCGTGCTTATGTAGTAGCCACTAAAGATTTTTCCTTAGCTTATCAACCTGAATTCCAAACAGGAATCAAGCTAATTATGGAAATCTGCTTGGCAAATCGCTTTGATATGTACCCAACGCTGTTAGTTCCCGATGGCGCTTGTATGATAGATCGTCGTTTGGGTATTTATGGACATCCACTAGAACTGCAAGTTCTATTTTATTCCGCGTTACGGGCGGCGCGTGAGATGTTAATTTGCCAAGGTAATCAAGATGTTGTCGAAGCAATTGATAATCGCCTACCACTTTTGTGCGCTCATATTCGTCAACATTATTGGATAGATATTAATCGCTTGAATGCCATTTATCGATTCAAAAGTGAAGAGTATGGCAAAACGGCGGTGAATCTTTTTAATATCTATGTAGACTCAATTCCCTATTATGAATTAGATAAATGGTTGCCAAAAAAAGGTGGCTATTTAGCAGGTAATGTGGGACCATCACAATTAGATACGCGATTTTTTGCCCTAGGTAATTTGATGGCGATCGTTTCTGATTTGGCTACAGAAAGTCAGTCACAAGCAATTATGAATCTGATCGAAGATAGATGGGAAGATTTAGTGGGAGATATGCCCATGAAAATTTGTTACCCAGCTTTAGAAGATGATGAATATAGAATTGTTACCGGATGTGACCCCAAAAACATTCCTTGGTCTTATCATAATGCTGGCAGCTGGCCAGTCTTAATGTGGATGTTAGCAGCATCTGCTGTCAAAGCTGGTAAACCTTATCTCGCAGGTAAAGCGATTGAAATTGCCCAAACACGCCTGATGGAAGATGAATGGCCAGAATATTATGATGGTAAAAAAGGGCGACTAATTGGTAAGCAAGCCAGAAAATATCAAACCTGGACAATTGCTGGCTTCTTGTTAGCTAGTGAATTGTTGAAGAATCCCGATCATTTGTCATTAGTTAGCTTTGATAGATTACCACCTGAATTAGTTTCTAGAGCGTGTGAGTTTGAAATTAGCAGTGTAGATGCTTCCATGTCTCTATAA
- a CDS encoding TAXI family TRAP transporter solute-binding subunit, with amino-acid sequence MAVLKIPLRFFDDLDSLSKFGLLSLGLMSATLFVFVTSNVIHRFTGTELKLVAGDETGESYIISKAIEEVVERKSNIKIEVIATGGTTENLERLEQGKADLATAQADVITEEMNTFTNRNLGSSDPQSKVAERSVVVLYKDLFQLVVKDSNIKQFVQLKGKAIALPAKGGQYESFKQVARHFGLNEKDLKITGLDNNGKPVQGYNDELADKDFLNNKADALFRVRALGNRSISKLVQQSSGRLVPIQQAEAMKILYPALENAKIPEGAYRGNQPIPEKDLPTVAVSRLLLASNKVDKEIIQEITQIIFENRREIANAVSPNHPEVKPLVATISQPNTTNSAGIPPIHPGAIAFYEQSEPSFIQEHADYLALLLTVALLMFSWVRQIKIWIESSKKNESDEYIESAIKLMNKSLGEVGFRQQLLDEAFNAAAKALIQERISQESFRTFNEAYKTTRESLEREKQFDQQKIEQKQRELAAKYIKEMVELLNDDVQSQDLRQQKIDKILKEVAQKLIADDISEESFRTFIEAYKTTRDAIERN; translated from the coding sequence ATGGCAGTGTTGAAAATTCCTCTACGTTTTTTTGACGATTTGGATTCCTTATCTAAGTTTGGTCTGCTCTCCCTGGGACTGATGAGTGCTACTTTATTTGTATTTGTTACTTCTAACGTGATCCATCGCTTCACGGGAACTGAACTTAAGCTTGTAGCTGGAGACGAAACAGGGGAAAGCTATATCATCAGTAAAGCGATTGAAGAAGTTGTAGAACGTAAATCAAATATTAAAATTGAAGTCATAGCCACTGGTGGAACAACAGAAAACCTAGAGAGGTTAGAACAAGGCAAAGCTGACTTAGCAACGGCTCAAGCCGATGTGATTACAGAGGAAATGAACACATTCACCAATCGTAATTTAGGATCATCTGATCCACAGTCAAAAGTAGCAGAACGCAGCGTAGTTGTTTTATATAAAGACTTATTTCAGCTAGTAGTAAAAGACTCTAATATTAAGCAATTTGTACAACTCAAAGGTAAAGCGATCGCTCTCCCGGCTAAAGGAGGACAATATGAGTCTTTTAAACAAGTAGCTAGGCATTTTGGTTTAAACGAAAAAGATTTAAAAATTACAGGTTTAGATAATAACGGTAAGCCAGTTCAAGGCTACAACGATGAGTTAGCAGATAAAGATTTTCTTAATAATAAAGCCGATGCTTTATTCCGTGTCCGGGCTTTAGGTAATAGAAGTATTTCTAAACTTGTCCAACAATCCAGTGGCAGATTAGTGCCAATTCAACAAGCAGAAGCCATGAAAATTCTCTATCCAGCCCTGGAAAATGCCAAAATTCCGGAAGGCGCATATAGAGGTAATCAACCCATACCAGAAAAAGACTTACCAACAGTCGCAGTATCAAGACTATTATTAGCCAGTAACAAAGTAGATAAAGAAATCATTCAAGAAATTACTCAAATCATCTTTGAAAATCGTCGAGAAATTGCTAATGCAGTATCACCTAATCATCCAGAAGTTAAACCTTTAGTGGCAACCATCAGTCAGCCTAACACTACAAATAGTGCTGGTATTCCGCCGATTCATCCAGGAGCGATCGCTTTTTATGAGCAAAGCGAACCATCGTTTATCCAAGAACACGCCGACTATTTAGCTTTGCTTTTGACAGTTGCTCTACTCATGTTTTCTTGGGTACGACAAATCAAAATCTGGATAGAAAGCAGCAAAAAAAATGAATCTGACGAATATATCGAATCAGCCATCAAATTGATGAATAAAAGTTTAGGCGAAGTGGGTTTTAGGCAACAGCTACTTGATGAAGCCTTTAATGCAGCAGCTAAAGCTCTAATTCAAGAGAGAATATCCCAGGAATCTTTTAGAACCTTCAATGAAGCTTATAAAACTACCAGAGAATCTCTAGAGCGTGAAAAACAATTTGACCAACAAAAAATAGAACAAAAACAAAGAGAATTAGCTGCTAAATATATTAAAGAAATGGTGGAATTGTTAAATGATGATGTACAAAGCCAGGATTTAAGACAACAAAAAATTGACAAAATTCTCAAAGAAGTAGCTCAGAAATTGATCGCCGACGATATATCCGAAGAATCATTCCGTACCTTTATTGAAGCGTACAAGACCACAAGAGACGCAATTGAGCGAAATTAA
- the psb35 gene encoding photosystem II assembly protein Psb35 yields the protein MLILMQAADAVATGGNHFPTAFTLVYVVGFVAAVTIGSIAWYNSKRPAGWESKERPDFIPKVEKEETPGLGEPKS from the coding sequence ATGCTTATATTGATGCAGGCAGCAGATGCAGTAGCAACAGGAGGGAATCATTTTCCCACAGCTTTTACATTGGTTTATGTAGTTGGTTTCGTTGCGGCTGTAACCATTGGTTCGATTGCTTGGTACAACTCTAAACGTCCTGCTGGTTGGGAAAGTAAAGAGCGTCCAGATTTTATACCCAAAGTAGAAAAAGAAGAAACTCCGGGTCTGGGTGAACCGAAGTCATAA
- a CDS encoding endonuclease/exonuclease/phosphatase family protein — protein MPAVNLGNPYSQNFDTLANTGTGNTWTDDSTITGWYSSRVTYNAGTGSNNAGALYSFGSTSATDRALGGVASNGTGTILWGVRFVNNTANTVTSLDISYIGEQWRTGGVSNSTTPSEEQKLDFGYQVGATSLTSGNWNDFDNLDFTSPIFNTISPSALDGNLAANRTVLSSTVSGLNIAPGQEIWLRWSDMNDANNDHGLGIDDLSVTASFASGGNPTPTVTIQAIDAEASETDNNPGILRISRTGDTTTDLTVNYAIATGAGQADNTDYTPSLTGTAVILANQSFVDITVTPVDDTLVEGNETVTLNLIDGSNYDLGSGNTATVTITDNDTAPVPVVRIHDIQGASHISPLVGQTVTNVAGIVTAILATGSSRGFYLQDPNPDNNDATSEGIFVFLGNSSIANPTVGQSVQVTGRVDEFRPGNDNENLTITQINTTIGGGAVSAIASLGTITPTIIGAGGRTPPTQIINNDFTTTSNVETGGDFDPAVEGIDFYESLEGTLVEIPNPVAVSPTNNFGEIWVLSNSGTGATGLNARGSILINPDDFNPERIQIDDTLTPGSPSPSVDVGAQLNNVTGVISYSFDNYEVLATSPTTVATPSTLQKEVTNLTSTDADKLTVATFNVENLDPNDGSAKFSALADRIVNNLRSPDIISLEEIQDNNGPTNNGVVDANVTFETLIATIAAAGGPTYEYRQINPQNNQDGGEPGGNIRVGFLFNPNRVSFVDVAGGGTTVDTTVTNVNGSPQLSSSPGRIVDTDLSNGDAFTSSRKPLVGEFLFNGNRVFVIGNHFNSKGGDQPLFGRFQPPTLSSEVQRLQQAEEVKNFVAEILTIDPNANVVVAGDFNDFQFSAPLAVLESGGLNNLINTLPASERYTYNFQGNAQVLDHILVSNNLSTKAEFDVVHVNAEFSDQVSDHDPSVSRFYLPIIINGTANADNLVGTSRNELINALAGDDFVAGGSGNDTINGGTGINDRLFGGDGDDTIIDPDGILGAHGGSGNDIITVTFAATWDNNTNPNDAPRSDGKITGGYGDDTITVTINNSRFFINLKGDEPASNDPRDGNDVITFQGSYANSVVDLGGGNDTFNGGVGFDDVSGGNGNDTLLGGDGNDRLVGGSGDDTLNGGAGSNSLTGGSGSDRFILSNPGTSTISDFTDGIDFLSLSGLSFGQLTIAQGTGTNLNNTLISLQNGSNTQLLAILQNTQSSNITSADFI, from the coding sequence ATGCCAGCAGTTAATCTGGGCAATCCTTACAGCCAAAATTTTGATACATTAGCTAACACTGGTACTGGAAATACCTGGACTGATGACAGCACGATTACAGGATGGTATTCCAGCAGAGTTACATACAATGCTGGTACTGGTTCTAATAATGCAGGTGCATTGTACAGTTTTGGTAGTACTTCTGCAACAGACAGAGCATTAGGTGGAGTTGCTTCTAATGGTACAGGAACAATTCTTTGGGGTGTGCGCTTCGTTAACAACACTGCTAATACAGTTACATCTCTGGATATTAGTTACATCGGTGAGCAGTGGCGGACTGGTGGTGTTAGTAACTCTACAACCCCCAGTGAGGAGCAAAAACTAGATTTTGGTTATCAAGTTGGTGCTACTAGCCTAACTAGCGGAAATTGGAATGATTTCGATAATCTGGATTTTACTAGCCCAATTTTTAACACTATTAGTCCTAGCGCCTTGGATGGGAATTTAGCCGCTAACCGGACTGTGTTATCTTCCACTGTGAGTGGGCTAAATATTGCTCCTGGTCAAGAAATTTGGCTACGCTGGAGTGACATGAACGATGCTAATAATGACCACGGTTTAGGAATTGATGACCTTTCCGTAACTGCTAGTTTTGCATCTGGGGGAAATCCCACACCGACAGTGACAATTCAAGCAATTGATGCTGAAGCTTCAGAAACTGACAATAATCCGGGAATATTGAGAATTAGTCGGACTGGTGATACTACTACAGATTTAACTGTTAATTATGCGATCGCTACTGGTGCAGGACAAGCAGATAATACAGATTACACACCCAGTTTGACGGGAACTGCTGTCATACTGGCAAATCAATCTTTTGTCGATATTACTGTCACACCAGTTGATGATACCTTAGTGGAAGGGAATGAAACTGTCACCTTAAATTTAATCGATGGCAGTAATTATGATTTGGGTAGTGGCAATACAGCCACCGTCACAATTACTGATAACGATACCGCACCTGTACCTGTAGTGCGAATTCATGATATCCAAGGTGCTAGTCACATTTCGCCGTTAGTTGGGCAAACAGTCACCAATGTCGCTGGCATAGTCACAGCCATACTTGCTACAGGCAGTAGTCGTGGTTTTTACTTACAAGACCCCAACCCAGATAATAATGATGCCACCTCAGAAGGTATTTTTGTATTTCTGGGCAACTCTAGTATTGCCAATCCCACAGTTGGTCAATCTGTACAGGTGACAGGCAGAGTTGATGAATTTCGTCCAGGAAATGACAACGAGAATCTGACCATAACTCAAATTAATACTACCATTGGCGGTGGTGCAGTGAGTGCGATCGCTTCTCTAGGAACCATCACCCCTACAATTATTGGTGCAGGAGGCCGCACTCCCCCCACTCAAATCATCAACAACGACTTTACCACCACTAGTAATGTGGAAACTGGCGGTGATTTCGACCCAGCCGTGGAGGGAATTGATTTTTACGAAAGTTTAGAGGGGACTTTAGTCGAGATTCCCAATCCTGTTGCAGTGAGTCCAACTAATAATTTCGGGGAAATTTGGGTCTTAAGTAATAGCGGTACAGGTGCTACAGGGCTTAATGCCAGAGGTAGTATCTTGATTAATCCAGACGACTTTAACCCAGAACGTATCCAAATTGATGATACTCTGACCCCCGGCTCACCTTCACCTTCAGTTGATGTCGGCGCTCAATTAAACAACGTCACTGGAGTCATTAGCTATAGCTTTGATAACTATGAAGTCCTAGCAACCTCACCCACCACAGTTGCTACTCCTAGTACCCTGCAAAAAGAAGTTACCAACTTAACCAGCACAGATGCAGACAAGCTGACAGTTGCCACCTTCAACGTCGAAAACCTTGACCCTAATGATGGTAGTGCCAAATTTAGCGCCTTGGCTGACCGGATTGTCAATAATCTGCGATCGCCTGATATTATCTCTTTAGAAGAAATTCAAGACAACAATGGCCCAACCAATAACGGTGTAGTTGATGCCAATGTCACATTCGAGACTTTAATTGCTACCATTGCGGCGGCTGGAGGGCCTACCTACGAATATCGCCAAATTAATCCCCAAAATAATCAAGATGGTGGTGAACCAGGGGGTAACATCCGGGTTGGTTTCTTGTTTAACCCTAACCGTGTCAGTTTCGTAGATGTTGCTGGTGGTGGTACGACTGTTGATACCACCGTTACCAATGTTAATGGTTCTCCTCAACTTTCCTCTAGTCCTGGGCGGATTGTTGACACCGACTTGTCTAATGGAGATGCTTTTACTAGTAGCCGTAAACCCTTAGTTGGTGAATTCCTCTTTAACGGTAATCGCGTATTTGTCATCGGCAATCACTTTAACTCTAAAGGTGGCGACCAACCCTTATTTGGACGCTTCCAACCGCCTACCCTCTCCTCAGAAGTGCAACGCTTACAACAAGCCGAGGAAGTGAAGAATTTTGTGGCAGAAATTCTCACCATAGACCCCAATGCTAATGTAGTTGTGGCTGGAGATTTTAATGATTTTCAATTTTCCGCACCTTTAGCAGTTCTGGAAAGTGGTGGGTTAAATAACTTAATTAATACTCTCCCAGCCAGTGAGCGCTATACTTACAACTTCCAAGGTAATGCTCAAGTACTAGACCATATCCTAGTCAGCAATAATCTCAGCACCAAAGCTGAATTTGATGTTGTCCACGTCAACGCCGAATTTTCTGACCAAGTGAGTGACCATGATCCCTCAGTTAGTCGCTTTTACCTGCCCATTATCATTAACGGTACAGCTAACGCTGATAATTTAGTCGGGACTAGCCGCAATGAATTGATTAATGCTTTAGCTGGGGATGACTTCGTTGCTGGTGGTAGTGGTAACGATACCATTAACGGTGGTACAGGTATTAACGATCGCCTATTTGGTGGTGATGGTGATGATACTATTATCGACCCAGATGGCATCCTGGGCGCTCATGGTGGATCTGGCAATGACATCATCACTGTCACTTTTGCTGCCACTTGGGATAATAACACCAATCCCAATGACGCACCCCGTTCTGATGGCAAAATTACTGGTGGTTACGGTGATGACACAATTACTGTCACCATAAATAATTCACGCTTCTTTATCAATCTCAAGGGCGATGAACCTGCAAGCAACGACCCTCGTGATGGTAATGATGTCATCACTTTCCAGGGTAGCTACGCCAACTCCGTAGTTGACTTGGGCGGAGGTAATGACACCTTCAACGGCGGAGTAGGTTTTGATGATGTTTCCGGCGGTAATGGTAATGATACTTTACTCGGTGGAGACGGTAACGACAGATTGGTAGGTGGTAGTGGAGACGATACTCTTAATGGTGGTGCTGGTAGTAATAGCTTAACAGGTGGTAGTGGTAGCGATCGCTTTATCCTCTCGAATCCAGGCACTAGTACTATTAGTGATTTTACTGACGGCATAGACTTCTTGAGCTTATCCGGTCTATCTTTTGGACAACTGACAATTGCTCAAGGCACAGGTACTAACCTCAATAATACCCTGATTAGTTTGCAAAACGGCAGCAATACTCAGTTGTTAGCAATTTTACAAAATACCCAGTCCAGCAATATCACGTCTGCCGATTTTATCTAA
- a CDS encoding 16S rRNA (cytosine(967)-C(5))-methyltransferase has translation MTNPRQIALIALKDVHKGAYADVALDRVLQKVNLSGVDRRLVTDLVYGSVRRQRTLDSLIDQLATKKSHQQPSELRTILHLGLYQLRYQERIPASAAVNTTVELAKENGFAGLTGFVNGLLRQYIRLAEASLDPLQLPENPVERLGILHSFPNWIVEVWLEQLGLGETEKLCEWMNQTPTIDLRINPLRTSIEEVETALQAEGILARRIPHLPQALRLIGNTGAIQNLPGFSQGWWVVQDASAQLVSHLLDPQPGEVIIDACAAPGGKTTHIAELIKDQGKVWASDRTPSRLRKLKENAQRLNLHSIQICTGDSRNLPQFNHTADRVLLDAPCSGLGTLHRHADARWRQTPASVQQLSVLQQELLAHTSKFVKDGGVLVYATCTLHSAENEDIVTEFLSQHSDWQIEPPGTDSPYFTYTTPQGWLKVWPQNQDMDGFFMVRLRKTNDSG, from the coding sequence ATGACAAATCCCCGTCAAATAGCTTTGATAGCCTTAAAAGATGTTCACAAGGGTGCTTATGCTGATGTTGCTTTAGACAGAGTTTTACAAAAAGTTAATCTCTCAGGTGTCGATCGCCGTTTAGTCACAGATTTAGTTTATGGTAGTGTTCGCAGACAGCGTACCCTTGACTCGCTCATTGACCAACTGGCGACAAAAAAATCTCATCAACAACCAAGTGAACTCCGCACCATCTTACATTTGGGTTTATATCAACTACGGTATCAAGAGCGTATCCCGGCTTCGGCGGCGGTAAATACTACTGTAGAATTAGCCAAGGAGAATGGTTTTGCTGGATTGACAGGTTTTGTCAATGGTTTATTGCGTCAGTATATTCGTTTGGCTGAAGCATCACTAGACCCTCTGCAATTACCAGAAAATCCGGTGGAACGGTTGGGAATTTTACACAGTTTCCCTAATTGGATTGTGGAGGTATGGTTAGAACAGTTGGGTTTGGGGGAAACGGAAAAACTGTGTGAGTGGATGAACCAAACACCGACTATCGACTTGAGAATCAATCCTCTGCGGACTTCTATAGAAGAGGTGGAAACAGCTTTACAGGCGGAGGGGATTTTAGCTAGGCGAATTCCTCACCTACCCCAAGCTTTACGATTAATTGGCAATACTGGCGCAATTCAAAATCTTCCCGGTTTTAGTCAAGGTTGGTGGGTTGTGCAAGATGCTAGCGCTCAGTTAGTCAGTCATTTGCTTGACCCCCAACCCGGTGAGGTGATAATTGATGCTTGTGCTGCGCCTGGGGGAAAAACAACACATATTGCTGAGTTAATCAAAGATCAGGGTAAAGTTTGGGCTAGCGATCGCACTCCCTCCCGTTTGCGTAAACTGAAAGAAAATGCCCAACGTTTAAATTTACACTCAATTCAAATTTGCACAGGCGACAGCCGCAATTTACCACAGTTTAATCATACTGCTGACCGTGTTTTACTAGATGCCCCGTGTTCTGGGTTAGGCACTCTGCACCGTCATGCAGATGCACGCTGGCGACAAACACCAGCATCAGTCCAGCAACTATCGGTATTACAACAGGAACTCTTAGCACATACATCAAAATTTGTCAAAGATGGTGGGGTTCTAGTTTATGCCACTTGTACCCTGCACTCAGCAGAAAATGAAGATATCGTGACAGAATTTTTATCTCAGCATTCTGACTGGCAAATTGAGCCGCCTGGGACAGATTCACCCTATTTTACTTATACTACGCCCCAGGGTTGGCTTAAGGTCTGGCCTCAGAATCAGGACATGGATGGCTTTTTTATGGTGCGCTTAAGAAAAACCAATGATTCCGGGTGA
- a CDS encoding type II toxin-antitoxin system HicB family antitoxin, whose translation MSREFNILIERDADGYFVASVSSLPGCHTQAKSLDELIERITEAIELCLEFV comes from the coding sequence ATGAGCAGAGAATTCAACATCTTAATAGAGCGTGATGCAGATGGTTATTTTGTCGCATCGGTTTCAAGTCTTCCTGGATGTCACACACAAGCTAAGTCTCTAGATGAACTCATTGAGCGCATTACAGAGGCAATAGAGCTTTGTTTGGAATTTGTGTAA
- a CDS encoding type II toxin-antitoxin system HicB family antitoxin, with protein sequence MNLTIEIEKEADGRFIAEVINFPGVLAYGETREEAVTKVQVLALRVLADKLEHGEVTPEL encoded by the coding sequence ATGAACTTGACAATCGAGATTGAAAAAGAAGCAGACGGACGCTTTATCGCTGAAGTGATTAATTTCCCCGGTGTGTTGGCTTATGGGGAAACGAGAGAGGAAGCAGTAACGAAAGTTCAAGTATTAGCTTTACGTGTGCTAGCAGATAAGCTTGAGCATGGGGAAGTTACTCCAGAATTATGA
- a CDS encoding Coenzyme F420 hydrogenase/dehydrogenase, beta subunit C-terminal domain — protein sequence MTSIDSHKHRKAKALKPTSRRPAKELCSECGLCDTYYIHYVKEACAFINQQIDTLEEQTHRRSRNLDNPDELYFGVHQDMIAARKQQPIAGAQWTGIVSSIAIEMLNRGLVEGVVCVQNTKEDRFQPMPVIARTPEEILAARVNKPTLSPNLSILEQVEKSGMKRLLVIGVGCQIQALRAVEKQLGLEKLYVLGTPCVDNVNRAGLQKFLNTTSRSPDTVVHYEFMQDFRIHFKHEDGSIEKVPFFGLKTNQLKDVFAPSCMSCFDYVNSLADLVVGYMGAPFGWQWIVVRNDTGKEMLDLVQDQLDTQPVMSQGNRQEAVQQGIPAYDKGVTIPMWAAKLMGVVIDKIGPKGLEYARFSIDSHFTRNYLFVKRNHPEKLAAHVPEFAKRIVGQYKLPD from the coding sequence ATGACATCTATTGATTCTCACAAGCATAGAAAAGCTAAAGCCCTCAAGCCTACCAGTCGTCGCCCTGCAAAAGAACTTTGCAGTGAGTGTGGGCTATGTGATACATACTATATCCACTATGTCAAGGAAGCTTGTGCTTTTATTAATCAGCAGATAGACACACTGGAAGAACAAACTCATAGGCGATCGCGCAATCTGGATAACCCCGATGAGCTATACTTTGGTGTACATCAAGACATGATCGCCGCACGGAAACAACAACCCATCGCAGGCGCACAATGGACAGGGATTGTTAGCAGTATTGCCATAGAAATGCTGAATCGTGGCTTAGTTGAAGGCGTTGTTTGTGTACAGAATACCAAAGAAGACCGCTTTCAACCCATGCCTGTCATTGCTCGGACACCAGAAGAAATACTAGCAGCACGAGTAAATAAACCTACACTATCCCCTAATCTTTCCATCTTGGAACAGGTAGAAAAATCGGGCATGAAGCGGTTACTCGTCATTGGTGTAGGTTGTCAAATTCAAGCACTCAGGGCGGTAGAAAAACAACTTGGTTTAGAAAAACTCTACGTTTTAGGTACACCCTGCGTAGATAACGTCAACCGCGCCGGACTACAAAAATTCTTAAATACCACCAGCCGATCGCCTGACACAGTTGTACACTATGAATTCATGCAAGACTTCCGTATCCACTTCAAGCATGAAGATGGCTCAATTGAAAAAGTCCCCTTCTTTGGCTTAAAAACCAACCAACTCAAGGATGTCTTTGCCCCTTCCTGCATGAGTTGCTTTGATTATGTCAACTCCCTGGCTGATTTAGTTGTCGGTTACATGGGCGCACCCTTCGGTTGGCAATGGATTGTTGTCAGAAATGATACAGGCAAAGAAATGCTGGACTTAGTACAAGATCAGTTAGACACTCAACCTGTCATGTCGCAAGGAAATCGCCAGGAAGCCGTACAACAAGGAATCCCCGCCTATGATAAAGGGGTGACTATCCCCATGTGGGCTGCAAAACTTATGGGTGTAGTGATTGATAAAATCGGACCTAAAGGCTTGGAATACGCGCGATTTTCCATTGATTCTCACTTCACACGCAATTATTTGTTTGTCAAACGCAATCACCCAGAGAAATTAGCCGCACACGTGCCAGAGTTTGCTAAACGTATCGTTGGACAGTACAAATTGCCAGATTAA
- a CDS encoding TerB family tellurite resistance protein, with product MVTDSNVKNLVKILIGAAWIDGRIQPEERQYLREIAQAKGLATDPEIKPWLYELVAVQPNECYAWLKEYLGDRPSLADCESLIEAISGLIYSDGEVAIEEAKLLTELQDIAKPNENNQAAHTTLLKQIQQLYRRWVEVQN from the coding sequence ATGGTCACCGATTCAAATGTGAAAAACTTAGTTAAAATCCTGATAGGAGCCGCTTGGATTGATGGCAGAATCCAACCTGAAGAACGGCAATATCTGCGCGAGATAGCTCAAGCTAAAGGTTTGGCTACTGATCCAGAGATTAAGCCTTGGCTGTACGAGTTAGTAGCCGTACAACCTAACGAATGCTACGCATGGTTAAAAGAGTATCTAGGCGATCGCCCTAGTTTAGCAGACTGTGAAAGTCTTATTGAAGCCATTAGTGGCTTAATCTACAGTGATGGTGAAGTAGCGATCGAAGAAGCTAAACTCCTGACAGAATTACAGGACATAGCCAAGCCAAATGAAAATAACCAAGCGGCTCACACTACACTGCTTAAACAAATTCAACAACTCTATCGGCGTTGGGTAGAAGTTCAAAACTAA